The following DNA comes from Pseudomonadota bacterium.
GTCTGCGACAAGAGGCACTTCAGGGTCGATCCGAGGTAGGAGAACCGTTTCGGGTACGATGTCAACGAAACGACGAGCGGCGCCGAGAGACCGTGCGGAGTTCCTGACCGTCTTCGTGCCAAGCGGAGGTTGGCCCATCCGGCGAACAGCACCGGTTTGACGCTCTTCTGCCACTCGACATGGAACCGGGTGCGAGCCCGACGGAGCAGACCTCCACCCATCTATCTCCTCACCTCGGGTGCACCGGCGGAGCCCATCCTCGCCTCTCTTCCGTCGCGGTGCGGTGGCACGATCGTCGTCACGAGGAGTCTCCTCGCCGCAACAATACCGGATCCGGGGATTCGTTCAACCCCGGGTTCCAGCCGGCAAAGGCTCGCGCCGCTACGGCTGCCCGTTACGGCTGGCGCCGGCCTTTGTTTGCCACTACATTGGATGGTCGTGGGCCTTCTGTCGAAAGAATCGTTCACCCGACTCGCGGGACGCTGGCCCGTCTCCGAAGGGATCTTCACGGCGCGGCGTGTGCTCGCGCGTCTGGCGGGACGTTCCAAGGGCGTCATCATCGAGCACGGCGTCCGGCTCGACGGCCGCACCGAGATCGAAGGCAGGAGCCGTCTCCTGAAAAACGCGTCGGTCCAGGGCGCGCAGATCGGTTTCGGATCCTATGTGGGCATGGATTCGATTCTCGACGGCGTGCGAATCGGCAGATTCTGCTCCATCGGACCCTACGTCCGGGTCGTGACCGGGCGCCATCCGACAAAGAAGATCGTCTCCACGCATCCGGCGTTCTACTCGATCCGGCACCAGGGCGGCTTCGGGTACGCGGAGTCTCAGCTCGTCGACGAGTTCGCCTACGCCGACGAAGCGACGCGGGCGACGGTGATCATCGGGAACGACGTTTGGATCGGGCACGGCGCAACGCTGGTCGCCGGCATCCGCATCGGAGACGGCGCCGTGATTGGCGCGAGCAGCCTGGTGACCAAAGACGTAGCGCCGTTCACGATCAATTTCGGCGTGCCCTCGAAGACCGTCTCCCATCGATTCGATCCGGAGGAGATCGCGCTGCTGCTTGATTCCCGTTGGTGGGACCGCCCGGAGGAGTGGATCCGCGAGAACGCGCATCTCTTCGCCGACATCGCCGCGTTCACGAAAGCGCTCTCTCCTCGAGGCGACGGGGGATGACGCGGGCCGGAGACGAGCGCGAGAGCCCTGCGATCGTGGTGCTCGGTCACAGCCGCCCTTCGGCGCTCGCGCGGCTCCTCGGCTCGCTCGAGCGCGCCGCGGTACCCGACGGGACAGCGCTTGTCGTCAGCATCGACGGAGGCGGGGATCCGCAGGTGGCGCAGGTGGCGCGCGCCGCGCGGTGGCCGTTCGGCCCACTGGAGGTCGCGATCCGAGAGCAAAACCTCGGGTTGCGCGCTCATGTTCTCGCCTGCGGCGATCTCGTGGAACGGTTCGGCTCGATCGTGATGCTCGAAGACGATCTACTCGTCTCGCGCCGGTTCTACGCGTTCGCCGCGCAGGCGCTAGCCCGCTATGCCGACGATCCCGCAATCGCGGGTGTCTCCCTGTACGCCCACAGGATCAGCATCGAGGCGCGGCTTCCGTTCTGGCCGATCGAGGACGGGGGTGACACCTACTTCCTGCAGCTGCCGTCCTCGTGGGGTCAGGCGTGGACACGCGATCAGTGGCGACGTTTCAGGCGTTGGCTCGACGGCGATCGGGGAGGTTTCGACTTCACCCGGCTCCCCCCGCACATCGCAGCATGGCCTGATTCGTCATGGCTCAAGTACTTCGCGGCGTTTGCCGTCGCGACGGACTCGTTCGTGGTGTACCCACGGGTGTCGCTGACGACCAACTTCAACGATTGCGGAACACACGTCCGTTTTGCGAACCAGCGGTTCCAGGTGCCGCTCCGGCTGGACGGGGAGGAATACCGTTTCCGCGCGCTCGAGGAGTCCGCCGCGGTATACGACGTCTTCTTCGAGCTGCTTCCGGCGCGCCTGCACGCCCTGTGCCCCTCACTCGGGGACTACAGTCTCGACGTAGACCTGTACGGTACCAAATGCGCCGCCCACGTGTCTGCGCCATGGGTGCTGACGACCCGGCGCTGCGCGCGGATCGAGCGCGGTTTCGGCAGGATGCTCAAGCCTCATGAGCTGAACGTGATCCACGGGGTTCCCGGCGATGCGATCCGCTTCGCCCGCGCCTGCGAAATCATCCGAGAGGCCCCGACATTCCTCCGCGACGTGGCGCAGCGTCGCAGCGACAACGCCTACTTCTTCAGGACCGCACCCGCCCCGGACGCCGCCACGATAGCCGCGGACGCCCTCGATCTCTTCAGGAGCACCATCCGCGCGCTCACAGCTTCTCGGCGACGATGACGATGCAGTCGCCGCGGCCGTGGATCAGATCGCCGATCCGGGTGATCAAGCCACCGAGCCCCACTGCCGAAAGGCGAACGCGCTTCCCGTACCAGGAGCCGGGAGCCCCTTCGCGCGGAGCCTCATAGCGGCGCTGGTGGACGCTCCAGGTGGCCGGCGTCACCTCCCTGTAGCGCACGATTCCGAAGTCGTGATCCCCGCACGCGATCTCGATCGCTCGGCGCGTGTAGAGGATCTGGTGGTACGGCGCATGGATATTGATCCACCGCCTGCCGTGGCGTGCGCGGTGACGGGATGCGAAGTTGGGAGTGGACAGCGCGATCCGACCCCCATGCCGCAGAAGCCGCCGGCACGGCTCAAGCAGCTCCCCCGGGTCGCCGACGTGCTCGAGGAGTTGGCTCGCCAGGACGCCGTCGAACTCGCCGGCGTGCGCCCGGGAGAACTCGTCGAGGGGAGTCGCGTGGGCCTCGAGCCCGGCGTCCCGCAACGCCTCGACCTTGCGGACGTCGAGCTCGAGCCCGACCCACGTCCCACCCCGCAGGCGGACAATCGCCTCGCTCCCGCCGGTGCCGCAGCCGACGTCGAGCACGTGCCCGCTCCCCAGCTCGAACGCCAGCTCCGGGGATCTGTTGACTCCGGAGATCAGGGCGCCTATCGCCGCCGAAATCGGACCCTGCCGTCCCGCGGTCTCCGCTCGTCCCGGGTAGTAGCGGCCGTACAGCTCGGACATCCGTTCCTTCGGGAGCGGATCCCGGAGAAACCCCGCGCCGCAGCTGCGGCAGCCCGCGAGCGTAAACCTGCCTGCGAAGCCGTACCTGTCATCGTATACCTCGTGCTGATTGTCGGTGTCTCGGCCACCGCAAACCGGGCAGAATTCCCGCATCGCCGTACTTTCCTCCCTTTGGCATTAGCCGGCGAGCACCTTGCCGATCTTCTTATTGATCTCCTCTTCGATCTTCGGTTTGAGCAGCTTGGCCATCATGCCGAGCGTCACCTCGAGCGTCAGCTCGGTCGGCGATATCGTGAGCGTCCCTTGCTTGAGCCCGGCGCCGTCGAGGAGGCACCTGTCGCCGTCCCAGCGGTAGCGGATGCCGTACTTGGCCTTGAGATCCTTCGCGAGCTCCTCGAGCCGGCCGCGCAGGACGCCGGTTTCAACGCTGTGGTTCTTCCTGATGATGATGTCCGCCATCGCTCTCTCCTCGGTTGGAGGGGCGACTATACACAGCGCCGCGGCTCCGCGCGAGGGGG
Coding sequences within:
- a CDS encoding CatB-related O-acetyltransferase — encoded protein: MVVGLLSKESFTRLAGRWPVSEGIFTARRVLARLAGRSKGVIIEHGVRLDGRTEIEGRSRLLKNASVQGAQIGFGSYVGMDSILDGVRIGRFCSIGPYVRVVTGRHPTKKIVSTHPAFYSIRHQGGFGYAESQLVDEFAYADEATRATVIIGNDVWIGHGATLVAGIRIGDGAVIGASSLVTKDVAPFTINFGVPSKTVSHRFDPEEIALLLDSRWWDRPEEWIRENAHLFADIAAFTKALSPRGDGG
- a CDS encoding methyltransferase domain-containing protein is translated as MREFCPVCGGRDTDNQHEVYDDRYGFAGRFTLAGCRSCGAGFLRDPLPKERMSELYGRYYPGRAETAGRQGPISAAIGALISGVNRSPELAFELGSGHVLDVGCGTGGSEAIVRLRGGTWVGLELDVRKVEALRDAGLEAHATPLDEFSRAHAGEFDGVLASQLLEHVGDPGELLEPCRRLLRHGGRIALSTPNFASRHRARHGRRWINIHAPYHQILYTRRAIEIACGDHDFGIVRYREVTPATWSVHQRRYEAPREGAPGSWYGKRVRLSAVGLGGLITRIGDLIHGRGDCIVIVAEKL
- a CDS encoding polyhydroxyalkanoic acid system family protein, whose protein sequence is MADIIIRKNHSVETGVLRGRLEELAKDLKAKYGIRYRWDGDRCLLDGAGLKQGTLTISPTELTLEVTLGMMAKLLKPKIEEEINKKIGKVLAG